In the Flavobacterium sp. J372 genome, one interval contains:
- a CDS encoding T9SS type A sorting domain-containing protein, whose amino-acid sequence MKHFYLALIFLSITVNAQPGVLDNSFNSGDSGLYKSLRFSNSGGTDHVASTPVLLPNGKVVVISHKDLKIYRFNADCTVDVTFQPLSYGEEDDTRYDKLFLQTDGKILALDSMSKKIIRLNEDGSIDATFTPPVFPSAVSPSTYINRINFQADGKILITGTFSSVNGIPQKNFTRLNTNGSVDTTFNMGTGFNQATSSAVAQPDGKIIVVGHFTSYNTTYINKIIRLNPDGSVDPTLTYGSGSSFYYQGAAFDVKLLPSGKILVIGTEDLYVHNNLMRRGIVRLNSNGSYDTTFSVQSFTPAIQEGFTEFAVQPDGKILVYKEGYPEADSQNYYRLNSDGSKDTSFTSTMVYLYGHVNRLIVQPDGKIIIGGPYRNPITGITRNVMHRVNSDGSLDISFMPNHGANNKVFRSFVQQDGKILLIGSFTTYQDQYAPGMARVDINGNLDTSFAIDPSIKIVDNVDAYPVIKQQADGKILIAGTGYTVNGVVKNIIRLHANGTIDQSFDCMPGNILDFEILSDGKIIASGIAGSFYENGAKLLRLNSNGAIEGSVGFKFNQAPISLEILPDGKILAAGRFNLYNNISTPKLIRLNADGTKDTSFNYTLPPGVTNSNVDRTIQLNDGKVLISFTNINTGKASIARLNGDGSHDTSFTVNAGTVSGSGYYGFKQMILLENGQILVPRYKYYANFNSLPSPNVILLDSDGTWNTAFDVPSFDDDIPFYSLAGCNRLIVTGDFELLGSLYKNNIAAVNVSPNPVPPSGASIQYANPGETLADLDVSGQNILWYMQPPTCENTYNALYTARSSDETDNVAPLSPTTPLVNGNTYYCTQTVNTLESLFALPVKVIFGTPAGTEDYETAPKVTLYPNPTDGVLKIDSATAFSHIYIYNTVGQLVLSKRNNIANAEIDMSHLNSGMYIIKLESVDAVSTHSVIRK is encoded by the coding sequence ATGAAACATTTTTACCTTGCATTGATTTTCCTGAGTATAACCGTTAATGCTCAGCCGGGAGTTCTGGATAATTCTTTTAACAGCGGTGATAGCGGGCTATACAAATCCTTGAGATTTTCAAATTCGGGTGGCACAGATCATGTTGCAAGTACTCCGGTGTTATTGCCCAACGGAAAAGTGGTTGTAATTTCACATAAAGATTTAAAAATTTATAGATTTAATGCTGACTGCACAGTAGATGTAACCTTTCAACCTCTTAGCTATGGTGAAGAGGATGACACGCGATATGATAAATTGTTTCTCCAGACAGATGGTAAAATTCTTGCTTTGGATTCTATGAGCAAAAAAATTATCAGGCTAAATGAAGATGGCAGTATAGATGCTACTTTTACCCCGCCGGTATTTCCTTCGGCAGTCTCACCGTCAACCTATATAAATAGAATAAATTTCCAGGCAGACGGTAAAATCCTGATTACGGGCACATTTTCATCAGTCAACGGAATTCCCCAAAAAAACTTTACACGCCTTAATACAAACGGGTCTGTTGATACCACATTCAATATGGGTACAGGCTTTAACCAGGCTACAAGCTCAGCAGTTGCACAGCCTGATGGTAAAATAATTGTTGTTGGCCACTTCACTTCTTACAATACAACTTATATTAATAAAATTATAAGACTAAATCCGGATGGCAGCGTTGACCCGACACTCACTTATGGATCAGGTTCTTCATTTTATTACCAGGGTGCAGCATTTGATGTGAAACTTTTACCCTCTGGAAAAATATTGGTTATCGGCACCGAAGATTTGTATGTTCATAATAACCTAATGAGGAGAGGCATTGTACGGCTAAACTCAAACGGAAGCTATGATACTACCTTCAGCGTACAGTCATTTACTCCTGCAATACAGGAGGGATTTACTGAGTTTGCCGTACAGCCCGATGGAAAAATACTTGTTTACAAGGAAGGATACCCTGAGGCAGACTCACAAAATTATTACAGATTAAATAGTGATGGCTCTAAAGACACGTCATTTACAAGTACCATGGTGTACCTGTATGGACATGTAAACAGGCTTATTGTGCAGCCTGACGGAAAGATTATTATTGGAGGGCCTTACAGAAACCCAATTACAGGTATAACCCGTAATGTTATGCACCGCGTTAACAGCGACGGAAGTCTTGATATATCTTTTATGCCCAATCATGGTGCAAATAACAAAGTATTCAGAAGTTTTGTACAGCAGGATGGAAAGATACTATTGATTGGATCTTTTACCACTTACCAGGATCAATATGCACCGGGCATGGCACGAGTTGATATAAACGGAAATCTGGATACTTCCTTTGCAATAGACCCCAGCATAAAAATTGTGGACAATGTTGACGCATACCCTGTGATTAAACAGCAAGCAGATGGCAAAATATTAATTGCCGGCACCGGCTATACTGTAAATGGTGTTGTCAAAAACATAATACGGCTACATGCTAATGGTACAATTGACCAGTCATTTGATTGTATGCCAGGAAACATTCTTGACTTTGAGATTCTGTCAGATGGTAAAATAATTGCATCAGGGATTGCAGGCAGTTTTTATGAGAATGGAGCAAAGTTACTGAGACTTAATTCAAATGGAGCAATTGAAGGATCTGTCGGTTTTAAATTCAATCAGGCTCCTATTTCTTTAGAAATTTTGCCAGATGGCAAAATTCTGGCTGCCGGAAGATTTAACCTTTATAATAATATATCTACACCAAAGTTAATCAGGCTAAATGCCGACGGCACAAAGGATACATCTTTTAATTACACACTCCCGCCAGGCGTTACCAACAGTAATGTAGACCGTACGATACAGTTGAACGATGGTAAAGTTTTGATTTCATTTACTAATATTAATACCGGAAAAGCAAGTATTGCGCGTCTAAATGGAGACGGCTCGCATGATACTTCATTTACTGTGAATGCAGGTACAGTAAGTGGCTCCGGATATTATGGCTTCAAGCAAATGATATTACTCGAAAACGGCCAGATACTCGTACCTCGTTACAAGTATTACGCTAATTTCAATTCTTTGCCATCACCAAATGTGATATTGCTTGATTCTGACGGAACCTGGAATACTGCTTTTGATGTGCCATCGTTTGACGACGACATCCCGTTTTACTCTCTTGCAGGATGTAACAGGCTCATAGTTACAGGAGATTTTGAATTACTTGGTTCCCTCTATAAAAATAATATCGCCGCTGTAAATGTTTCGCCAAATCCGGTTCCTCCGTCAGGCGCAAGTATACAATATGCGAATCCCGGAGAAACACTTGCAGATCTTGACGTTTCAGGACAAAATATATTATGGTATATGCAGCCCCCAACATGCGAGAACACATACAACGCGTTGTACACGGCACGTTCTTCTGACGAAACGGATAATGTAGCGCCATTGTCACCAACAACCCCTCTGGTAAATGGAAATACATATTATTGCACCCAAACAGTCAACACTTTGGAAAGCCTGTTTGCATTGCCGGTGAAAGTGATATTTGGCACACCTGCCGGAACAGAAGACTACGAGACTGCACCAAAGGTAACGCTATACCCTAACCCAACAGATGGCGTGCTTAAAATAGACTCTGCAACAGCTTTCAGTCATATATATATTTATAACACTGTGGGCCAGCTGGTATTGTCAAAACGCAATAATATTGCAAATGCCGAGATAGATATGTCACACCTAAATTCAGGGATGTATATAATAAAACTCGAGTCGGTAGATGCGGTCAGCACTCATTCTGTAATCCGTAAATAA
- a CDS encoding queuosine precursor transporter, which translates to MLQTKKETLYVILAGIFITNAIVAELIGGKLIYVGSVPMSVGILPWPVVFITTDLINEYFGEKGVRKLSFITAGLIAYCFFVLLIAMRIPATEGMGVSDESFKAVFGQSMWIIVGSITAFLVSQLIDITIFHFVKNRTGDKMLWLRSTGSTVISQFFDSFIVLGIAFWMTGQMDNETYIKSGLTGYGVKLGIAILLTPIIYLAHSLIDKYIDNKS; encoded by the coding sequence ATGCTCCAAACCAAAAAAGAAACCCTTTACGTAATCCTGGCGGGGATATTTATTACCAATGCCATAGTTGCTGAACTTATTGGCGGTAAGCTGATATACGTAGGCTCTGTGCCCATGAGCGTGGGCATTTTACCGTGGCCGGTGGTTTTCATAACGACCGACCTTATCAATGAATACTTTGGTGAGAAGGGCGTTCGCAAGCTGTCCTTCATCACTGCAGGATTGATTGCCTACTGTTTTTTTGTGCTGCTTATTGCCATGCGTATTCCGGCAACGGAAGGTATGGGTGTAAGCGATGAAAGCTTCAAAGCTGTCTTCGGGCAAAGCATGTGGATTATTGTCGGCAGTATTACGGCATTTTTAGTCTCACAGCTGATAGATATCACCATTTTCCATTTTGTAAAGAACAGGACAGGTGATAAAATGCTGTGGCTTCGCAGTACGGGTTCTACAGTAATATCACAGTTCTTTGACAGCTTTATTGTTCTGGGAATTGCCTTTTGGATGACAGGCCAAATGGATAACGAAACTTATATAAAATCAGGGCTTACAGGCTATGGAGTAAAGCTTGGTATAGCAATACTGCTTACTCCGATAATTTATTTAGCACATTCGCTTATTGACAAATATATAGACAATAAATCATGA
- a CDS encoding DNA-3-methyladenine glycosylase I, which translates to MKEIVRCGWCKGDPLYERYHDEEWGKPVYDDETLFEFLLLETFQAGLSWITILRKRESFAEAFDNFDYKKIAKYDKEKQHELLQNPGIIRNRLKVAAAISNAQAFMKVQEEFGSFSKYFWNFTDGKPIDNKPESLKGVPATTPLSDAISKDMKKRGFKFVGSTVIYAHMQATGMVNDHIASCSFREY; encoded by the coding sequence ATGAAAGAAATAGTACGCTGCGGCTGGTGCAAAGGCGACCCGCTTTATGAGCGCTACCATGACGAAGAATGGGGAAAACCGGTTTATGATGACGAAACTCTGTTTGAATTCCTGTTGCTCGAAACATTTCAGGCTGGGCTTAGCTGGATAACCATACTACGCAAGCGGGAGAGTTTTGCTGAGGCTTTTGATAACTTCGACTATAAGAAGATTGCAAAGTATGATAAGGAGAAGCAGCACGAACTGTTGCAAAACCCAGGTATCATTCGTAACAGGCTGAAGGTTGCGGCGGCTATAAGCAACGCGCAGGCATTTATGAAAGTGCAGGAAGAGTTCGGCTCGTTCTCTAAGTACTTTTGGAATTTTACCGATGGTAAACCAATTGACAATAAACCCGAATCATTAAAAGGTGTCCCTGCCACCACTCCCCTTTCAGATGCCATTAGCAAAGACATGAAAAAGCGCGGTTTTAAATTTGTAGGCTCAACTGTTATCTATGCCCATATGCAGGCAACCGGTATGGTGAATGATCACATTGCTTCTTGCTCTTTCAGGGAATATTAG
- a CDS encoding 4'-phosphopantetheinyl transferase superfamily protein: MPLYKSEEVLPGTRLLIWKITESEEELGAIDLKPACHGRIDRMKSSQHRRGFLSVRWLLKEAGYTDFDLHYDADGKPYLEDGNYISITHSYGFSAIIVSDRNVGIDMELRREKVITIADKFVDREFAYLDPMHLDTYMQMLIVIWGVKEAVFKMISRDGLSFKQHMDVLPFEYASGNGSAKVIFEEINKNYRFLFEEIEDFTLVYSFEN, from the coding sequence ATGCCGCTGTATAAATCTGAAGAAGTACTGCCCGGGACACGCCTCCTCATCTGGAAAATCACAGAAAGTGAAGAAGAGCTTGGCGCTATTGACCTGAAGCCTGCCTGCCACGGCCGTATAGACCGCATGAAAAGCAGCCAGCATCGGAGGGGTTTCCTCAGTGTACGGTGGCTTCTGAAGGAAGCAGGCTACACTGATTTTGACCTGCATTATGATGCTGACGGCAAACCTTACCTTGAAGATGGCAACTATATCTCGATTACCCATTCATACGGTTTCTCTGCAATTATTGTGAGTGACAGAAATGTTGGCATAGACATGGAACTGCGGCGTGAAAAAGTCATAACTATTGCAGATAAGTTTGTTGACAGGGAGTTTGCATATCTCGACCCAATGCATCTGGATACTTACATGCAGATGCTGATTGTGATTTGGGGTGTGAAGGAAGCTGTTTTCAAAATGATTTCGCGTGACGGCCTTAGCTTTAAGCAGCATATGGATGTTTTGCCATTTGAATATGCTTCAGGCAATGGCAGCGCTAAGGTTATATTTGAAGAAATTAATAAAAACTACCGTTTCTTATTCGAGGAGATTGAAGATTTTACGCTGGTATATTCTTTTGAAAACTAA
- the pnuC gene encoding nicotinamide riboside transporter PnuC yields MNEFIDLVFSQFNGYTPFVLGLELIAVILGLFSVMFSARNSIWLYPTGLVSTGIFIYLMYTATLYGDLIVNLYYFYMSAYGWLLWSNINSSESLTITRATLKDNQKCILIFSVSVIFVTGVYVWFNMFGPWWTYVDIFTTGLFFVGMWLLAKRKIENWIYLIIGDIIVVPLFSIKDWCLQQSFIS; encoded by the coding sequence ATGAATGAATTTATTGATTTGGTCTTCAGCCAGTTTAATGGTTACACCCCTTTTGTTTTGGGCCTTGAGCTTATTGCTGTAATTCTCGGGCTTTTTAGCGTTATGTTTTCTGCCCGCAACAGCATCTGGCTTTACCCAACCGGGCTGGTAAGTACGGGTATATTTATTTACCTGATGTATACTGCAACATTATATGGTGACCTTATTGTAAACCTATATTATTTTTACATGAGCGCTTACGGCTGGCTGCTGTGGAGCAACATCAACAGTAGCGAAAGCCTTACAATTACCCGCGCAACACTTAAAGATAACCAAAAATGTATATTGATATTCAGTGTTTCAGTTATATTTGTCACTGGGGTATATGTCTGGTTCAACATGTTTGGCCCCTGGTGGACGTATGTTGACATATTTACAACAGGGCTTTTCTTTGTTGGGATGTGGCTGCTTGCCAAAAGGAAAATTGAGAACTGGATATACCTTATTATCGGCGATATCATTGTGGTACCGCTTTTTTCTATAAAGGATTGGTGTTTACAGCAATCTTTTATATCATAA
- a CDS encoding DUF4301 family protein has translation MEQNITKQQTGTINVAIYSNTAQTDLANKLLQFIAPDGREAREFAFEVKSLNAAINSQDALSIIFEHTNDNEAKKVAQFFENNGLPHIIAVSDEINETAKNIILSLEKALDSGFTVADFIQIYNQGTSIDALRRQLTIFRNGLSRITLEKPALLNDGICPIDEEKAIDHAAYFDSKKDNFKLKKFVPASGAASRMFKFACTFIAEYNPAKETINAYINRRGDTALSVFLVGIDKLPFYNEVLAVMKTHPDYNTWDKNLRYYNFIKTMLGSGEFDFANKPKGILPFHQYEGFTATPVYEHLKEAVAYAASQGKTNVHFTISEEHVDGFLDAIKAVKSNIEASSGISINFNFSYQHKQTDTLAVDLNNNPFRTDTGELLFRPGGHGALIENLNNLDADIVFIKNIDNVSHNNIEVIALYKKALAGMLIKLQEKIFGYLEIIDGGHLTDAQLNSMFAFVKNELSVQIPDDVAKYTKGYRIDYIKDLLNRPLRVCGMVKNEGEPGGGPFWIKGEQGRLSLQIVESSQIDLQNPAQKQIFEKSEFFNPVDLVCGLKNYKGEYFDLHEYVDNSTGFIVYKNKYGKDLKSYELPGLWNGAMARWLTVFAEVPLATFNPVKTVNDLLKPAHQPK, from the coding sequence ATGGAACAAAATATTACTAAACAGCAAACCGGCACAATCAATGTAGCCATATATAGCAATACTGCACAAACTGATTTAGCAAATAAACTCTTGCAATTTATTGCACCCGACGGAAGAGAAGCCCGCGAATTTGCTTTTGAAGTAAAAAGCTTGAATGCCGCCATAAATTCACAAGATGCGCTTAGTATTATCTTTGAGCACACCAATGATAATGAAGCCAAAAAAGTTGCACAGTTTTTTGAAAATAATGGCCTGCCACACATTATAGCGGTTAGCGATGAAATAAATGAAACGGCTAAAAATATCATACTGTCGCTGGAAAAAGCACTTGATTCCGGCTTTACAGTAGCAGATTTTATACAGATTTATAATCAGGGAACATCTATTGATGCATTGCGCCGCCAGCTTACCATATTCAGGAATGGCCTTTCACGCATCACTCTCGAAAAACCGGCTTTGCTTAATGACGGCATCTGCCCGATTGATGAAGAAAAAGCTATTGACCATGCTGCTTATTTTGACAGTAAAAAAGACAACTTCAAGCTCAAGAAGTTTGTTCCGGCATCCGGCGCAGCAAGCCGGATGTTTAAATTTGCCTGTACCTTTATTGCAGAGTATAATCCTGCAAAAGAAACAATCAATGCCTACATAAACCGCAGGGGAGATACTGCACTCAGTGTTTTTTTAGTAGGCATAGACAAACTCCCATTTTACAATGAAGTGTTAGCGGTGATGAAAACCCACCCGGATTACAATACATGGGATAAAAATTTACGCTATTACAATTTCATAAAAACAATGTTGGGTAGTGGTGAATTTGACTTTGCCAACAAACCTAAGGGAATACTCCCATTCCATCAATATGAGGGCTTTACGGCAACACCGGTTTATGAACATTTAAAAGAAGCGGTAGCCTACGCTGCATCACAAGGAAAAACAAATGTGCATTTCACTATTTCAGAAGAGCATGTTGACGGATTTCTTGACGCAATTAAAGCTGTAAAAAGCAATATTGAAGCATCATCAGGCATAAGCATTAACTTCAACTTCTCTTACCAGCATAAACAGACTGATACCCTGGCAGTTGATTTAAACAATAATCCTTTCCGCACAGATACAGGAGAATTACTTTTCAGGCCCGGCGGGCATGGTGCACTGATAGAAAATCTGAATAACCTTGATGCAGATATTGTTTTTATTAAAAATATAGATAATGTAAGCCATAACAATATAGAAGTTATCGCTCTTTACAAAAAAGCCCTTGCAGGAATGCTTATAAAGCTTCAGGAAAAGATATTCGGCTACCTTGAAATTATTGATGGCGGCCATCTTACCGATGCACAACTCAATTCAATGTTTGCTTTTGTGAAAAATGAGCTTTCAGTACAAATCCCTGACGATGTTGCAAAATACACAAAAGGCTACAGGATTGATTATATAAAAGACCTGCTTAACAGGCCGCTTCGTGTATGTGGCATGGTAAAGAATGAAGGCGAACCCGGCGGCGGGCCATTTTGGATTAAAGGTGAGCAGGGAAGGCTTTCGCTGCAAATAGTGGAAAGCTCGCAGATTGACCTGCAAAATCCTGCACAAAAACAGATTTTTGAAAAATCTGAATTCTTTAATCCGGTTGACCTTGTATGTGGCTTAAAGAACTACAAAGGCGAATATTTTGACCTGCACGAGTATGTAGATAACTCAACAGGCTTTATTGTGTATAAAAACAAGTACGGTAAAGACCTGAAATCTTATGAACTCCCCGGACTATGGAATGGAGCAATGGCGCGATGGCTTACGGTTTTTGCGGAAGTACCCCTGGCAACCTTTAACCCGGTGAAGACAGTAAATGATTTATTGAAACCCGCACACCAGCCGAAATAA
- the arfB gene encoding alternative ribosome rescue aminoacyl-tRNA hydrolase ArfB: MNTETIIKELDYKAVRSSGAGGQNVNKVSSKVVLSFNLPASQSLSEDEKTLAMQNLASKLTSDGIFILQCDEDRSQLRNKEIVTRRFLTIMENALKVKKARKPTKIPRSVIEKRIRAKRNQSEKKEGRRRPDF; encoded by the coding sequence ATGAATACTGAAACCATTATAAAAGAGCTTGACTACAAGGCCGTTCGCAGCAGTGGCGCGGGCGGGCAGAATGTCAATAAGGTTTCATCAAAAGTGGTACTCAGCTTTAATTTACCTGCCTCGCAATCACTTTCTGAAGACGAAAAGACGCTTGCCATGCAAAACCTCGCATCAAAACTAACTTCAGATGGCATATTTATCCTGCAATGTGATGAAGACCGCAGCCAGCTGCGCAATAAAGAAATTGTTACAAGACGCTTTCTTACAATAATGGAAAATGCCCTTAAAGTAAAGAAAGCCAGAAAGCCCACCAAAATTCCAAGGTCTGTTATTGAAAAACGTATCAGGGCAAAGCGTAATCAAAGCGAAAAAAAGGAAGGACGCAGAAGGCCGGATTTTTAG
- a CDS encoding TonB-dependent receptor, with amino-acid sequence MKLFFRAAELLSHLAFKQITKNSLLLAAGLFCLGAAAQEQDTIQKMDEVLVQSVRATAQSPVTFSNITKQELAPRNLGQDIPILLNYLPSVVTTTDAGNGFGYTYIRVRGSDASRINVTLNGIPYNDAESQGTFWVNMGDFASSVQSIQLQRGVGTSTNGAGAFGARLNLLTDSYETEAGGEVSNSFGSFNSRKHTVKFTTGLLGDKFELAGRLSNIYSDGYVDRAFSDLKSYYLQGTYLSGGTLIKALAFGGTEKTYQAWNGLDAETLRNARRFNPSGVYTDEAGNTRFYDNETDNYQQDHYQLHWSQRLNPNWNTNVALHYTIGKGYYENYRDDADFADYGLGPRPGETSTIGDLITQKWLDNDFYGTTFSANYNKGAWNVNLGGAYNKYEGDHFGNVIWSQFSQSTRPDDRYYSDVATKTDFNIYAKANWQITKWFNLFADMQYRTVNYEADGVMADPVDDTFDFFNPKAGATFTLNQNNNIYASYARANREPRRDDYENGSFKPEELNDFELGWRYSASNVKINVNGYYMRYKNQLVLTGALNDVGAPIYTNSGDSYRLGIEADAAIALGSRFVIRPNISVSRNKNIDFYFQRDGVLQNLGETNIAFSPSLIAGNVFTYIPIKNLQISLLSKIVGDQYMGNIDSQGSKLKGYSVSDLNLSYEFATKTFIKSITISGLVNNIFDYQYESNGYFYTYDDDWSVPGSVTTLEGAGYYPQAGINFLLGATVKF; translated from the coding sequence ATGAAACTTTTTTTTAGAGCTGCTGAGCTGCTTAGCCACTTAGCTTTTAAACAAATTACAAAAAATTCACTATTGCTTGCCGCAGGCCTGTTTTGCCTTGGCGCAGCTGCGCAGGAACAGGACACTATCCAGAAAATGGATGAGGTGCTGGTTCAGTCTGTTCGCGCTACGGCACAGTCACCTGTTACATTCAGCAACATTACAAAGCAGGAACTTGCGCCCCGCAATCTTGGGCAGGATATCCCAATTCTCCTGAACTATTTGCCATCGGTAGTAACTACTACCGACGCCGGCAATGGCTTCGGCTACACGTACATCAGGGTGCGTGGGTCAGACGCTTCACGAATCAACGTAACCCTTAACGGTATTCCCTACAACGATGCCGAATCACAAGGAACATTTTGGGTAAACATGGGCGACTTTGCATCGTCGGTACAAAGCATACAGCTGCAACGTGGTGTAGGTACATCTACCAATGGCGCGGGCGCTTTCGGCGCCCGCCTCAACCTGTTGACAGATTCTTACGAAACCGAAGCAGGCGGTGAGGTTTCCAATTCTTTCGGAAGCTTCAATTCGCGGAAGCATACCGTAAAGTTTACTACCGGCCTATTGGGCGATAAGTTTGAGCTTGCCGGGCGTTTATCAAACATCTATTCTGATGGTTATGTTGACAGGGCTTTCAGCGACCTAAAGTCGTATTACCTGCAGGGAACATACCTTTCGGGGGGCACCCTGATAAAAGCGCTTGCCTTTGGCGGCACAGAAAAAACGTACCAGGCCTGGAATGGGCTTGACGCAGAAACACTGCGTAACGCCAGGCGATTTAATCCTTCAGGCGTTTACACGGATGAGGCAGGAAACACCCGCTTTTACGACAATGAAACAGATAATTACCAGCAGGACCACTACCAGCTGCACTGGAGCCAGCGCCTGAACCCGAACTGGAACACCAATGTAGCGCTGCACTACACAATCGGCAAGGGTTACTATGAAAATTACCGCGATGATGCCGACTTTGCTGATTACGGGCTCGGGCCACGGCCGGGAGAGACTAGCACTATTGGTGACCTTATCACCCAAAAATGGCTTGATAATGACTTTTACGGCACTACTTTTTCTGCTAACTATAACAAAGGCGCATGGAACGTAAACCTTGGCGGAGCTTATAACAAGTATGAAGGGGATCACTTCGGGAATGTGATATGGTCGCAGTTTTCTCAAAGCACAAGGCCGGATGACAGGTATTATAGTGATGTAGCAACAAAAACAGATTTTAATATCTACGCTAAAGCTAATTGGCAGATAACCAAATGGTTTAATCTCTTTGCTGATATGCAGTACCGCACTGTAAACTATGAGGCTGACGGTGTGATGGCAGACCCGGTTGATGATACATTTGACTTCTTTAATCCTAAGGCTGGGGCTACTTTTACCCTGAACCAGAATAACAACATTTATGCATCCTACGCCCGCGCCAATCGTGAGCCGCGCCGCGATGATTATGAAAACGGCAGCTTTAAACCGGAAGAGCTTAATGATTTTGAGCTTGGATGGCGATACAGCGCTTCTAACGTAAAAATTAATGTAAATGGCTACTACATGCGCTATAAGAACCAACTAGTGCTTACAGGGGCTTTAAATGACGTAGGAGCGCCAATATATACTAACAGCGGCGACAGTTACAGGCTGGGTATTGAAGCTGATGCAGCAATCGCGTTAGGGAGCAGGTTCGTAATTCGTCCAAATATTTCTGTAAGCAGGAACAAGAATATTGATTTTTATTTCCAAAGGGATGGTGTGCTTCAAAACCTTGGCGAAACAAATATTGCTTTCTCACCAAGCCTTATTGCCGGCAACGTCTTTACCTACATTCCAATAAAAAACCTGCAAATATCGCTGCTTTCAAAAATTGTGGGCGACCAGTATATGGGCAATATCGACTCTCAAGGTTCTAAACTGAAAGGGTACTCGGTAAGTGACCTGAATTTATCTTATGAATTTGCCACGAAGACATTCATAAAATCCATAACTATTTCAGGATTAGTGAATAACATCTTTGATTACCAATATGAATCAAACGGATATTTCTATACGTATGATGATGACTGGTCTGTACCCGGCTCGGTTACAACACTTGAAGGCGCAGGTTATTACCCGCAGGCAGGTATTAATTTTCTGCTCGGCGCAACTGTGAAGTTTTAA
- the greA gene encoding transcription elongation factor GreA: MSTVSYYTAEGLKKLRDELEQLKSVERPKASQAIAEARDKGDLSENAEYDAAKEAQGLLELKIAKLEEVVANARLIDESQLDLSKVLVLSTVKIKNQANGAEMKYTLVAESEADLKSGKISVTSPIGKGLLGKSVGEVAEITVPNGTLKFEVLDITRDEH; this comes from the coding sequence ATGAGTACAGTATCTTACTACACAGCAGAAGGATTAAAAAAATTAAGGGACGAGCTTGAGCAGCTGAAAAGTGTAGAAAGGCCGAAAGCCTCACAGGCCATTGCCGAGGCACGCGATAAAGGAGACCTTAGCGAGAATGCAGAATATGATGCCGCAAAAGAAGCGCAGGGGCTGCTTGAACTTAAGATTGCAAAACTGGAAGAAGTAGTTGCAAATGCCCGGCTTATAGATGAATCTCAGCTTGACCTGAGCAAAGTGCTGGTGCTTTCTACCGTAAAAATAAAGAATCAGGCCAATGGCGCCGAGATGAAATATACCCTTGTTGCTGAAAGTGAAGCCGACCTGAAATCAGGTAAAATATCTGTGACATCACCAATAGGCAAAGGGCTTTTGGGCAAGTCAGTCGGCGAGGTTGCAGAGATAACGGTTCCAAACGGAACGCTGAAGTTTGAAGTTCTTGACATTACCCGCGACGAACACTAA
- a CDS encoding HIT family protein, with protein MATIFTKIINGEIPAYKVAEDDNYLAFLDVNPNAKGHTLCIPKREVNKIFEMDEEEYLGLMKFSRKVAIALEKTVPCKRVGAAVVGLEVPHVHVHLIPLNEMDEMRFVNKVKLEKEEFEALAEAINKNL; from the coding sequence ATGGCTACTATTTTCACAAAAATAATCAACGGCGAAATCCCGGCTTATAAAGTTGCGGAAGACGATAACTACCTGGCATTCTTAGATGTAAACCCGAATGCTAAAGGCCATACCCTCTGTATCCCAAAGCGCGAGGTGAACAAAATTTTTGAGATGGATGAGGAAGAATACCTCGGTCTGATGAAGTTTTCACGCAAAGTTGCGATAGCGCTGGAAAAGACGGTGCCTTGCAAGCGCGTAGGCGCAGCCGTAGTAGGTTTGGAAGTACCTCACGTACACGTTCACCTTATTCCGTTGAATGAAATGGACGAGATGCGATTTGTAAACAAGGTAAAACTCGAAAAAGAAGAGTTTGAAGCGCTCGCTGAAGCCATTAACAAAAATTTATGA